From Rhodopseudomonas palustris:
GGCGCGTTAGGGTCATGCCAACCTGACCGCTCCTTTCCCCGAACCTCCAGGATTTTCGCCTATGGCCGCTCCGTATCGCGTCGCTGTCATCATCGGCAGCCTGCGCAGCAATGGCTTTTCACTTCGCCTCGGGCAGGCGCTGGCCAAGCTCGCGCCCGCGACGCTGAAGCCTGAGATCGTCACGCTGCACGATCTGTCGTTCTACAATCAGGATCTGGAGGCCAGCGCACCGGCCGACTGGATCGCATTCCGCGACAAGATCAAGGCGTCGGACGCGGTACTGTTCGTCACGCCGGAGTACAACCGCTCGATCCCGGGCGTGCTCAAGAACGCAATCGACGTCGGCTCGCGGCCTTACGGCAAGAGCGCGTTCGATGGGAAGCCCGCCGGCGTCGTCTCCAATTCGCCGGGCGCCATCGGGGCGTTCGGGGCCAACCACCATCTGCGGCAGTGCCTGACGTTCCTGAATATGCCGGTGCTGCAGCAGCCGGAGGCCTATATCGGCGGCATCGGCGACGCCTTCAACGAGGCCGGCGATCTCGTCAAAGAACCGCTGCGCGACTTCCTGCAGACCTATATCGATGCGTTCGCCGCATGGGTGGCGCAGCAGCACAAATAAGCGGCAGGCGCCACCGTTAGCGCTGCATTAACCGCGCTGTCGCATGGTCGCTCCATGGTCACCCGCAGCCGCCTCAAATCGATCCTCGCCGGGGTCGCGCTCTACGCGATCGCCGCGGCGGTGATCGCGTATTTCGGCATCAACGCCTATACGGGACGCTACGGGCTGACCGCGCAGCAGGAGCTCGACCAGGAGATCATCGCGCTGACCTCCGAACTGGTTCGGCTGAAGCATGAGCGCGCCGAGGGCGAAAAGCGCGTGGCGCTGCTGCGGTCGGATCGCCTCGACCCGGACATGCTCGACGAGCGCGTGCGCTATCAGCTCGACTTCGCCAATCCGGCCGATCTGGTGCGGATGAATCCGCAGCGTTGATCCGCATATTCCAAAAACCCACACAAACGATGTCGAAAGTTTCGCTTCGTTGCAGTGCGGCAAACTGAATTGCGTGCTGCGGCGCGCGGCTCCTTTCACGACCGATTAAGTTACGGTAGAGAGGCTGATCTTCTCTCTCATCGGAATCGCCATGGCCGCACCCAAGAAGAGCGCCGCGAAGGAGACGGGGCACGACAAAGAGTCTGCGCCGAACAAACCGCGGGTCCCGGATTTCTCCAAGGAACAGGAGCTGCACGCGTTCCGCGACATGCTGCTGATCCGCCGCTTCGAAGAGAAAGCCGGCCAGCTCTACGGCATGGGTGCGATCGGCGGGTTCTGCCATCTCTATATCGGCCAGGAAGCCGTCGTCGTCGGCATGCAGATGGCGCTGCGCGAGGGCGATCAGGTCATCACCGGCTATCGCGACCACGGCCACATGCTCGCCTGCGAGATGGACGCCAAGGGCGTGATGGCCGAACTGACCGGACGCCGCGGGGGCTACTCCAAGGGCAAGGGCGGCTCCATGCACATGTTCAGCATGGAGAAGCACTTCTACGGCGGCCACGGCATCGTCGGCGCGCAGGTCTCGCTCGGCACCGGCATCGCCTTCGCCAATCGCTATCGCGACAATGGCAGCGTCTGTCTCGCTTATTTCGGCGACGGCGCCTCCAATCAGGGGCAGGTCTACGAGAGCTTCAACATGGCGGAGCTGTGGAAGCTCCCCGTGGTCTACGTCATCGAGAACAACCGCTACGCGATGGGCACGTCGGTGACGCGTTCGTCGGCGCAGACCGATTTCTCCAAGCGTGGCATCTCGTTCAACATTCCCGGCGAGCAGGTCGACGGCATGGACGTTCGCGCGGTGAAGGCCGCGGGCGACAAGGCGGTGGCGCATTGCCGCGCCGGCAACGGCCCCTACATCCTGGAGATGCAGACCTATCGCTACCGCGGCCACTCGATGTCGGACCCGGCGAAGTACCGGACCCGCGAGGAGGTCGACAAGATCCGCAACGATCAGGACCCGATCGAACAGGTGCGGCAGCGTCTGCTCGGACTGGAGATGACCGAGGACGATCTGAAGAAGATCGACGCCGAGATCCGCAAGATCGTCAACGAGGCTGCCGATTTCGCGCAGAACGATCCCGAGCCCGATCCCGCCGAACTCTACACCGATGTGTATCGCTGATGATGTCCGTCGCTGACGCCGATTGCGCCGAATGCGCTGGTGCCGCTACGCGGCGATCACGCGCATGATTGAATGACTGCGGAGCCCAAATGCCAACTCAAGTTCTGATGCCCGCGCTGTCGCCGACCATGGAGAAGGGCAACCTTTCGAAATGGCTCAAGAAGGAAGGCGACAAGGTCAAGAGCGGCGACGTGATCGCGGAGATCGAGACCGACAAGGCGACGATGGAAGTCGAAGCCGCCGATGACGGCACGCTCGGCAAGATCCTGATCCCCGAAGGTACCAACGACGTCGCGGTCAACACCCCGATCGCGACCATCCTGGGCGACGGCGAAAGCGCCGCCGATGCCGACAAGGCGTCCGACCCGGCCGCGCAGACCAAGAGCGCGCAGTCGGCCCCGCCGGCCGCCGCGCCGGAAGCCGCCGAAGCGAAGTCCACGCCGGCGCCCGCGCAGGATGCCCCTGAAGCACCTGTCGTCTCTGCGCCGGCCGATCCCGATATTCCCGCCGGCACCGAGATGGTGACGCAGACCATCCGCGAAGCGCTGCGCGACGCGATGGCCGAGGAGATGCGCCGCGATCCCGACGTGTTCGTGATGGGCGAGGAGGTCGCCGAGTATCAGGGCGCCTACAAGGTGACGCAGGGCCTGCTGCAGGAATTCGGCGAACGCCGCGTGATCGACACCCCGATCACCGAGCATGGCTTCGCCGGCGTCGGCGTCGGCGCGGCGATGACCGGGCTGAAGCCGATCGTCGAATTCATGACCTTCAATTTCGCCATGCAGGCGATCGACCAGATCATCAACTCCGCCGCCAAGACGCTGTACATGTCCGGCGGCCAGCTCGGCTGCTCGATCGTGTTCCGCGGGCCCAACGGCGCGGCCTCGCGCGTCGCCGCTCAGCACAGCCAGGACTACTCGGCCTGGTACGCGCAGATCCCTGGCCTCAAGGTGGTCTCGCCGTCGACCGCCGCCGACTACAAGGGCCTGCTCAAGGCCGCGATCCGCGATCCCAATCCGGTGATCTTCCTCGAACACGAGATGATGTACGGGCAATCCGGCGAGGTGCCGAAGCTCGACGACTTCGTGATCCCGATCGGCAAAGCGCGCGTCGCGCGCGAAGGCAAGGACGTCACGCTCATCTCGTGGTCGCACGGCATGACCTACGCGCTGAAGGCCGCCGAGGAACTGGCGAAAGACGGCATCGAGGCCGAAGTGATCGATCTGCGCACGCTGCGACCGCTCGACACCGATACCATCATCGCCTCGGTGAAGAAGACGGGTCGCGCGGTCGCGGTCGAGGAGGGCTGGCAGCAGAACGGCGTCGGCGCCGAGATCGCCGCCCGCATCATGGAGCACGCGTTCGATTATCTGGATGCGCCGGTCAAGCGCGTGTCCGGCAAGGACGTGCCGATGCCGTATGCCGCCAATCTCGAAAAGCTGGCGCTGCCGAGCGTCGCCGAAGTCGTCGAGGCGGCCAAAGCCGTCTGCTATCGGTGAGGCCATGACCGGCCCCAAGCAACAGCCGCTGCCGCCGGACGTGGTCGGCCGCGAGGACGCCACAGAGGTGCTGCGCGCCTTCGTGCTCGACGGCGGGCTATCGATCGCGTTCATGCGCGCGTTCGAGGAGCCCGATATGTGGGGGCTGCTGCTGGTCGACATCGCCCGCCACGCCGCGCGCGCCTATGCGCGCGAGAGCAACTACACCGAGGACGAGGCGCTGGGCCGCATCGTCGAGATGTTCGAGGCCGAGATCGCGCGCCCGTCCGATCTGGGCAGCACCACCGAACGGCCGCAGTAAGGTATTCACGCCATGCCGATCAACATTCTGATGCCCGCGCTGTCCCCGACCATGGAGAAGGGCAACCTTGCGAAGTGGCTGAAGAAGGAGGGCGACCAGGTCAAGAGCGGCGACGTCATCGCCGAGATCGAGACCGACAAGGCGACGATGGAAGTCGAGGCCTCCGACGAGGGTACGCTGGCGAAGATCCTGGTGCCCGAGGGCACCCAGGATGTTGCGGTCAACGCCGTGATCGCGGTGCTCGCCGGCGACGGCGAGGATGTGGCGGCGGCCGGAGCGGGGGCGGGCAAGGCGGAAGCGCCGAAGCAGGACGAGAAGAAGCCCGCGGCATCATCCGTCGAGACGCCCGCTGCGCGGGCTCCTCAGGATGAGGGCAGTGCCGCTGGGAAGGGTGAGGCAGGTAAGGATGATGGCGACAAGCCGGCCGCGAACTCGGCCCCTCGCCCTGAGGAGGGCGCGAAAGCGCCCGTCTCGAAGGGCGGTGCGACACAGTCCCAACCCGCGCAAAACAACGGCGCCCGCGTATTCTCGTCGCCGCTGGCGCGGCGGCTTGCAAAGGATGCCGGCATCGAACTCGGCCGCGTGGAAGGCACCGGCCCGCATGGCCGCGTCATCGCCCGAGACATCGAAAAGGCGAAAGCCGGCGGCGGCCTCAAGGCGCCTGCAGCGGCAGCGTCGTCCGCTGCGCCCAGCGTCGCGCCGTCGCTGTCCGACCAGCAGATCCGCGCGCTGTATCCCGAGGGCAGCTACGAGGTGGTGCCGCATGACGGCATGCGGCGGACGATTGCGCAAAGATTGACGCAGTCGACCCAGACCATTCCGCATTTCTATCTGACGATCGACTGCAACCTCGACCGCCTGATGGCCGCGCGCGAGGACATCAACGCGGCTGCCCCCAAGGACAAGGACGGCAAGCCGGCCTACAAGCTGTCGGTCAACGACTTCGTCATCAAGGCGATGGCGATCGCGCTGCAGCGCATCCCCGACGCCAACGTGTCGTGGACCGAAGCCGGAATGCTCAAGCACAAACATTCCGACATCGGCGTCGCCGTCGCGATGCCGGGCGGACTGATCACGCCGATCATCCGCAGCGCCGAGACCGCATCGCTGTCGTCGATCTCCGCGCAGATGAAGGATTTCGCCGCGCGCGCCCGGGCGCGCAAGCTGAAGCCCGAAGAGTACCAGGGCGGCACCACCGCGGTGTCCAACCTCGGCATGTACGGCATCAAGGACTTCACCGCGGTGATCAACCCGCCGCACGCCACCATCCTGGCGGTCGGCACCGGCGAGCAGCGCCCGATCGTTAGGGACGGCAAGATCGAGATCGCCACGATGATGAGCGTGACGCTGAGCTGCGACCACCGCGCAGTCGACGGCGCGCTCGGCGCCGAGCTGATCGGTGCCTTCAAGACACTGATCGAAAATCCTGTGATGATGATGGTGTAGCTTTTCTTCCCTCTCCCCTTGTGGGAGAGGGTGGCCGCCGCAGGCGGCCGGGTGAGGGGGCATGATCCAGCGTGTGCCGCATCAACAACGCGCTTTTGCGAAGACGCTTCGCGCAGGCGCTACCGATGCGGAACGTGCTCTTTGGCGGCTATTGCGGTCGCGACGGCTGGCTCACCTGAAGTTTCGCCGCCAGGTGCCGATCGGCTCATGGATTGTCGATTTCGTCTGTTTCGAGCAGCGGTTAATCGTGGAAGCCGACGGAAGTCAGCACGCCGATAGCGAGAGCGATCAAGTGCGTGATCGGGACCTGATGGACCGTGGCTTTCGCATCCTTCGCTTCTGGAACAACGATATCCTCGCGCGTTCGCAAACCGTGCTCGAGTCGATCTGGGATGCCGTGCCCGACCCCTCACCCGGCTGCGCGCCTGACGGCGTGCAGCCACCCTCTCCCACAAGGGGAGAGGGGAAGACAACAAAGAGCGAGTAGTTATGTCCGACACCTCCTTCGACGTCATCATCATCGGCTCCGGCCCCGGCGGCTATGTCGCTGCGATCCGGGCGGCGCAGCTCGGCTTCAAGACCGCGATCGTCGAGAAGTCGTATCTCGGCGGCATCTGTTTGAACTGGGGCTGCATCCCGACCAAGGCGCTGCTGCGATCGGCCGAGGTCTATCATCTGATGCAGCACGCCAAGGACTACGGGCTGTCGGCGGACAACATCGCGTTCGATCCGAAGGCGGTGGTGGCGCGTTCGCGCGGCGTGTCGAAGCGGCTCAATGACGGCGTCGGCTTCCTGATGAAGAAGAACAAGATCTCGATCATCTGGGGCGCCGCGACGATCGACGCGCCGGGCAAGATCACGGTCGCGGCCTCGAAGACCGAGGCGCCGAAGGGCGCGCTGGGGCCGGGCAGCTATCAGGCCAAGCACATCATCGTTGCCACCGGCGCGCGGCCGCGCGTGCTGCCGGGGCTGGAGCCGGACAGGAAGCTGGTCTGGACCTATTTCGAGGCGATGGTGCCGGAGACCATGCCGAAATCGCTGCTGGTGGTCGGCTCCGGCGCGATCGGCATCGAATTCGCGTCGTTCTTCCACACTATGGGCGCCAAGGTCACCGTGGTCGAGGTGCTGCCGCAGATCCTGCCGGTCGAGGACGCGGAGATCGCCGCCCTCGCGCGCAAGCGGTTCGAGAAGCAGGGCATCAAGATCCTGACCGGCGCCAAGGTGACCAAGTTGGACAAGAAGGCGGACAGCGTCGTCGCCACCATCGATCCCGGCACCGGCAAGGTCGAGACGCAGGAATTCGACCGGGTGATCTCGGCGGTCGGCGTGGTCGGCAATGTCGAGAATCTCGGACTCGAGAAGCTCGGCGTGAAACTCGACCGTGGCACCATCGTCACAGACGGCCTGGGCCAAACCAGCGTCCCCGGCATCTATGCGATCGGCGACGTCGCCGGTCCGCCGATGCTGGCGCACAAGGCCGAGCATGAGGGCGTGGTCTGCGTCGAGGCGATCAAGGGCTTGCATCCACATCCGCTCGACAAGAGCCTGATCCCCGGCTGCACCTACTGCCATCCGCAGATCGCCTCCGTCGGGCTGACAGAGGCGAAGGCGAAGGAGCAGGGGCGGGAGATCCGCGTCGGGCGCTTCCCGTTCACCGCCAACGGCAAGGCGATTGCGCTCGGCGAGGATCGGGGCCTGGTCAAGGTGATCTTCGACAAAAAGACCGGCCAACTGCTTGGCGCTCATATGATCGGCGCCGAAGTCACTGAGCTGATCCAGGGCTACGTGGTGGCGATGAACCTCGAGACCACCGAGGAAGAGCTGATGCACACCGTCTTCCCGCACCCGACGCTGTCGGAGATGATGAAGGAAGCGGTGCTGGACGCCTATGGCCGTGTCCTCAACGCCTGACGCCTTCCGCATTTTACCGTACGTAGGGTGGCCGCGCAGCAACGGTTGTTGCTGTGTCGCAACAGTTCCGGATCATTTAACCGTCTTTGACGGTCGTTGGTAGGCGCGCCGCTTTTTAGCCACACCGCTCGATGAGATCATGATCCAAAGACAGACCGATCGACAACAGGTCTGGGTTGTTGGGTATGTCTCCGCCGCGACGGGCTCCGAGGGCCAGTTCGTGGTCGGCGAAACGGGTGCGCAATGGACGTCTTGGTGCAGGGCAGATCGACGGTTCGCGGTCGCGGGATGACAGCGGCCTCGGCGCATGCGCGCGATCGGCTTGCCACATCGCTCTGTTTCGGCCGCGCTGAAACCTTCAAAAAGTCATCGTGTGCCGCGGGTTCGAAACTGGTCGGCCGTCATGTCGCCAAAGACATGAAGGAATGTGTCGGCTTGCAACCGACGAAGACGATCTTGCTCAATCACAGCACCCGCACCGAAGTTGGATCGGCCTCGACCGGGGCCGGGGATGCCTTTGACAGAAAGTTGACCTCCGCCCAACCGGTTTCGCGCAAGTCCAAAGCGCGGGCTCGGAAGACCAACATTCGGTTGGGGGCGATTTGGATGAAGTCCCGGCTGAAGCCGGGTCTGGCCCGCGAGATGCAATACGATGCGGATGTTTGAGCGTACGACCTTTGTTGCTTTGATGATGGGCGCCACGGCGGCCATCGCGCCGGCGTCCGCCTTCGAGGGCACCCCCGTCAATCCCGAGAACACCGCGATCCCGGTCGCCTCGTCGCAGCCCGGTACCGCGCCGGTGCTGAAGAAGGCGATCCCGACGGAGGCTGCGACCACGTCGTTGACGGCGCTGCAATATGCCGCCGAAGGCGGCCACCCGATCGCGCAATGGCGGCTCGGCCGGATGTATGCCGACGGCAATGGTGTGGTCCAGGACGACCTGCGTGCGTTCGACTATTTCAGCAAGATCGCCAACGCCCATGCCGAGGACAGCCCGTCCGCGCCGCAGGCCGCGATCGTCGCCAACGCCTTCGTGGCGCTCGGCCGCTATT
This genomic window contains:
- a CDS encoding NAD(P)H-dependent oxidoreductase, with product MAAPYRVAVIIGSLRSNGFSLRLGQALAKLAPATLKPEIVTLHDLSFYNQDLEASAPADWIAFRDKIKASDAVLFVTPEYNRSIPGVLKNAIDVGSRPYGKSAFDGKPAGVVSNSPGAIGAFGANHHLRQCLTFLNMPVLQQPEAYIGGIGDAFNEAGDLVKEPLRDFLQTYIDAFAAWVAQQHK
- a CDS encoding septum formation initiator family protein, which encodes MVTRSRLKSILAGVALYAIAAAVIAYFGINAYTGRYGLTAQQELDQEIIALTSELVRLKHERAEGEKRVALLRSDRLDPDMLDERVRYQLDFANPADLVRMNPQR
- the pdhA gene encoding pyruvate dehydrogenase (acetyl-transferring) E1 component subunit alpha, producing the protein MAAPKKSAAKETGHDKESAPNKPRVPDFSKEQELHAFRDMLLIRRFEEKAGQLYGMGAIGGFCHLYIGQEAVVVGMQMALREGDQVITGYRDHGHMLACEMDAKGVMAELTGRRGGYSKGKGGSMHMFSMEKHFYGGHGIVGAQVSLGTGIAFANRYRDNGSVCLAYFGDGASNQGQVYESFNMAELWKLPVVYVIENNRYAMGTSVTRSSAQTDFSKRGISFNIPGEQVDGMDVRAVKAAGDKAVAHCRAGNGPYILEMQTYRYRGHSMSDPAKYRTREEVDKIRNDQDPIEQVRQRLLGLEMTEDDLKKIDAEIRKIVNEAADFAQNDPEPDPAELYTDVYR
- a CDS encoding pyruvate dehydrogenase complex E1 component subunit beta; the encoded protein is MPTQVLMPALSPTMEKGNLSKWLKKEGDKVKSGDVIAEIETDKATMEVEAADDGTLGKILIPEGTNDVAVNTPIATILGDGESAADADKASDPAAQTKSAQSAPPAAAPEAAEAKSTPAPAQDAPEAPVVSAPADPDIPAGTEMVTQTIREALRDAMAEEMRRDPDVFVMGEEVAEYQGAYKVTQGLLQEFGERRVIDTPITEHGFAGVGVGAAMTGLKPIVEFMTFNFAMQAIDQIINSAAKTLYMSGGQLGCSIVFRGPNGAASRVAAQHSQDYSAWYAQIPGLKVVSPSTAADYKGLLKAAIRDPNPVIFLEHEMMYGQSGEVPKLDDFVIPIGKARVAREGKDVTLISWSHGMTYALKAAEELAKDGIEAEVIDLRTLRPLDTDTIIASVKKTGRAVAVEEGWQQNGVGAEIAARIMEHAFDYLDAPVKRVSGKDVPMPYAANLEKLALPSVAEVVEAAKAVCYR
- a CDS encoding DUF5076 domain-containing protein, whose translation is MTGPKQQPLPPDVVGREDATEVLRAFVLDGGLSIAFMRAFEEPDMWGLLLVDIARHAARAYARESNYTEDEALGRIVEMFEAEIARPSDLGSTTERPQ
- a CDS encoding pyruvate dehydrogenase complex dihydrolipoamide acetyltransferase; the protein is MPINILMPALSPTMEKGNLAKWLKKEGDQVKSGDVIAEIETDKATMEVEASDEGTLAKILVPEGTQDVAVNAVIAVLAGDGEDVAAAGAGAGKAEAPKQDEKKPAASSVETPAARAPQDEGSAAGKGEAGKDDGDKPAANSAPRPEEGAKAPVSKGGATQSQPAQNNGARVFSSPLARRLAKDAGIELGRVEGTGPHGRVIARDIEKAKAGGGLKAPAAAASSAAPSVAPSLSDQQIRALYPEGSYEVVPHDGMRRTIAQRLTQSTQTIPHFYLTIDCNLDRLMAAREDINAAAPKDKDGKPAYKLSVNDFVIKAMAIALQRIPDANVSWTEAGMLKHKHSDIGVAVAMPGGLITPIIRSAETASLSSISAQMKDFAARARARKLKPEEYQGGTTAVSNLGMYGIKDFTAVINPPHATILAVGTGEQRPIVRDGKIEIATMMSVTLSCDHRAVDGALGAELIGAFKTLIENPVMMMV
- a CDS encoding endonuclease domain-containing protein → MIQRVPHQQRAFAKTLRAGATDAERALWRLLRSRRLAHLKFRRQVPIGSWIVDFVCFEQRLIVEADGSQHADSESDQVRDRDLMDRGFRILRFWNNDILARSQTVLESIWDAVPDPSPGCAPDGVQPPSPTRGEGKTTKSE
- the lpdA gene encoding dihydrolipoyl dehydrogenase, which gives rise to MSDTSFDVIIIGSGPGGYVAAIRAAQLGFKTAIVEKSYLGGICLNWGCIPTKALLRSAEVYHLMQHAKDYGLSADNIAFDPKAVVARSRGVSKRLNDGVGFLMKKNKISIIWGAATIDAPGKITVAASKTEAPKGALGPGSYQAKHIIVATGARPRVLPGLEPDRKLVWTYFEAMVPETMPKSLLVVGSGAIGIEFASFFHTMGAKVTVVEVLPQILPVEDAEIAALARKRFEKQGIKILTGAKVTKLDKKADSVVATIDPGTGKVETQEFDRVISAVGVVGNVENLGLEKLGVKLDRGTIVTDGLGQTSVPGIYAIGDVAGPPMLAHKAEHEGVVCVEAIKGLHPHPLDKSLIPGCTYCHPQIASVGLTEAKAKEQGREIRVGRFPFTANGKAIALGEDRGLVKVIFDKKTGQLLGAHMIGAEVTELIQGYVVAMNLETTEEELMHTVFPHPTLSEMMKEAVLDAYGRVLNA